One Malus sylvestris chromosome 14, drMalSylv7.2, whole genome shotgun sequence DNA segment encodes these proteins:
- the LOC126600170 gene encoding heat stress transcription factor A-3-like isoform X2 — MSPKDESHPKSPPTSAEFDPESIGLSEFRPQVSAPLLGSQPIPSFTSPVMEFEAFSSVNPLGAFDFAEKVSIPTSSMGGGGAEDVVVPPQPLECLQDTPVPPFLSKTFDLVEDPSLDSIISWGSGGRSFVVWDPLEFSRFILPRNFKHNNFSSFVRQLNTYGFRKVDTDKWEFANEAFQKGKRHLLKRIQRRKSPQSLQVGSFTGPSAEAGKSGVEGEIETLRKERSTLMQEVVELQQQQRGTVDHMKVVNQRLQSAEQRQKQMVSFLTKMLQNPAFVARLQQKTGQKDIGSSRVRRKFVKHQQHELSKSDSYMEGQIVKYQPAWRNQTISSTAPDSYPVPFEQSPHYPSQVTTGKLGLDAESTAFQFVDAALDELAITQGFLETPEQEGEGASSMVTEDPFFKGKSVLSPQQEANPEHYVSFEEDLVKDRTFPELFSPGMESMIKQEDIWSMNFDVSAGLYPLER; from the exons ATGAGCCCAAAAGACGAAAGCCACCCAAAGTCTCCACCCACTTCAGCTGAATTCGACCCAGAATCAATTGGGTTGTCCGAATTTCGACCCCAAGTGTCGGCACCGTTACTGGGTTCTCAGCCGATTCCTTCGTTCACTTCTCCTGTAATGGAATTCGAAGCCTTCTCTTCTGTAAACCCATTGGGTGCTTTTGACTTCGCTGAAAAAGTTTCAATTCCAACGTCGTCTATGGGCGGCGGTGGTGCGGAGGACGTGGTTGTTCCGCCGCAGCCACTGGAATGTCTGCAGGACACTCCGGTGCCTCCGTTTCTGTCCAAGACTTTCGATTTGGTCGAGGACCCCTCGCTGGATTCGATCATATCGTGGGGCTCCGGTGGCCGCAGCTTCGTGGTGTGGGACCCATTGGAGTTTTCCAGATTCATCTTACCGAGGAACTTCAAGCACAACAATTTCTCAAGTTTTGTGCGGCAGCTTAATACTTAT GGTTTTCGCAAGGTTGACACAGATAAGTGGGAGTTTGCGAATGAAGCTTTTCAGAAGGGCAAAAGACATTTGTTGAAGAGGATCCAGAGGCGCAAGTCACCTCAATCTCTGCAAGTTGGGAGCTTTACTGGGCCTTCTGCGGAAGCAGGGAAGTCTGGAGTCGAAGGTGAGATAGAGACATTGCGGAAAGAGAGGAGTACGTTAATGCAGGAGGTTGTTGaattgcagcagcagcagcggGGCACAGTTGACCATATGAAGGTAGTGAATCAGAGGCTTCAGTCTGCGGAGCAGAGACAGAAGCAGATGGTTTCTTTCTTGACCAAGATGCTTCAGAACCCGGCATTCGTGGCCCGACTTCAACAAAAGACTGGACAGAAAGACATAGGCTCTTCAAGGGTGAGGAGGAAATTTGTTAAGCATCAGCAGCATGAACTCAGTAAGTCAGATTCATATATGGAAGGCCAGATTGTGAAGTACCAGCCTGCCTGGAGAAACCAAACCATATCCTCTACAGCGCCGGATTCATATCCAGTTCCTTTTGAACAATCTCCTCATTATCCTTCACAAGTTACGACAGGAAAACTGGGTTTGGATGCTGAAAGCACGGCATTCCAATTTGTGGACGCTGCACTAGATGAATTAGCAATCACACAAGGATTTCTTGAAACACCAGAGCAAGAAGGCGAAGGGGCATCAAGCATGGTAACTGAAGATCCTTTTTTCAAAGGGAAGAGTGTTCTAAGCCCACAACAAGAGGCTAATCCCGAGCATTATGTCTCTTTCGAGGAGGATTTGGTGAAGGACAGGACTTTTCCAGAACTGTTTTCTCCAGGGATGGAGAGCATGATTAAACAAGAAGACATATGGAGCATGAATTTTGATGTCAGTGCCG GTCTTTATCCTCTGGAAAGGTAG
- the LOC126600171 gene encoding ribosome production factor 2 homolog — protein MLPVKTAQKGKATREPEGSQPTLLQVRTPKSGKARRELEKRAPKIVETGKKTLILHGRKTSSVINSVLSDLYHLKKDSAVKFSRRNEDISPFESGGDTSLEFFSHKTDCSIFVFGSHSKKRPDNLVIGRTYDHHIYDLVEVGVENYKPLESFTYDKKLAPRVGTKPFVCFIGEGFESAGELQHLKEVLLDLLRGEVVEKLNLAGLDRVYVCTAISSKKVVLTQCALRLKKSGTVVPRMELVEVGPSMDLVVRRHRLPNESLRKEAMREGKNQPKKDKNIKQDLLRGKVGKINIPDQKIGDTVYYHTKVGDTFVPSKTKGVKRERREARMKHEGNERTPKVQDMLEPKKAKKLKRERHDPTTTRDAE, from the exons ATGTTGCCTGtgaaaactgcccagaaaggaAAGGCCACAAGAGAGCCAGAGGGTTCGCAGCCAACCTTGTTGCAAGTGAGAACTCCCAAGAGTGGAAAGGCCAGAAGAGAGCTAGAGAAACGTGCCCCCAAGATC GTTGAGACGGGGAAGAAGACGTTGATTCTTCACGGTAGGAAGACGAGCAGTGTGATTAATTCTGTGTTATCGGACCTTTACCATTTGAAGAAGGACAGTGCTGTGAAATTCAGCCGCAGGAATGAAGATATTAGCCCTTTTGAAAGTGGGGGTGATACTTCCCTTGAGTTCTTCTCTCACAAAACCGATTGCAGTATTTTCGTC TTTGGCTCTCACTCAAAGAAGCGGCCTGACAATCTTGTCATAGGGAGAACTTATGATCACCATATATATGATCTTGTAGAGGTTGGGGTTGAAAACTATAAACCATTGGAATCGTTTACATATGACAAGAAACTAGCACCGCGGGTGGGGACGAAACCATTTGTTTGCTTTATTGGAGAAGGATTTGAAAGCGCAGGAGAGCTGCAACATTTGAAGGAAGTTTTGCTTGATCTGTTGCGAGGAGAG GTTGTAGAGAAATTAAATCTTGCTGGTTTAGATCGTGTATATGTATGTACAGCTATATCTTCTAAGAAAGTGGTTCTTACTCAATGTGCACTGCGACTTAAAAAATCTGGCACAGTAGTTCCACGGATGGAGCTAGTTGAAGTTGGCCCCTCCATGGATTTAGTAGTTCGTCGGCATCGCCTTCCTAACGAAAGCCTAAGGAAAGAAGCAATGAGAGAAGGCAAAAATCAGCCTAAGAAG GACAAGAATATTAAACAGGACCTACTGCGGGGCAAGGTTGGGAAAATCAACATCCCAGATCAAAAG ATTGGAGATACGGTGTATTATCACACAAAGGTTGGTGATACATTTGTGCCTAGCAAAACGAAGGGAGTTAAAAGGGAGCGACGCGAAGCTAGAATGAAACACGAGGGTAATGAGCGTACACCAAAGGTTCAAGACATGCTAGAGCCCAAGAAAGCAAAAAAACTTAAAAGGGAGCGCCATGATCCTACAACAACCAGGGATGCCGAGTGA
- the LOC126600170 gene encoding heat stress transcription factor A-3-like isoform X1, producing MSPKDESHPKSPPTSAEFDPESIGLSEFRPQVSAPLLGSQPIPSFTSPVMEFEAFSSVNPLGAFDFAEKVSIPTSSMGGGGAEDVVVPPQPLECLQDTPVPPFLSKTFDLVEDPSLDSIISWGSGGRSFVVWDPLEFSRFILPRNFKHNNFSSFVRQLNTYGFRKVDTDKWEFANEAFQKGKRHLLKRIQRRKSPQSLQVGSFTGPSAEAGKSGVEGEIETLRKERSTLMQEVVELQQQQRGTVDHMKVVNQRLQSAEQRQKQMVSFLTKMLQNPAFVARLQQKTGQKDIGSSRVRRKFVKHQQHELSKSDSYMEGQIVKYQPAWRNQTISSTAPDSYPVPFEQSPHYPSQVTTGKLGLDAESTAFQFVDAALDELAITQGFLETPEQEGEGASSMVTEDPFFKGKSVLSPQQEANPEHYVSFEEDLVKDRTFPELFSPGMESMIKQEDIWSMNFDVSAGMSTSMNELWGNPINYDVPEVGLTGGLLDVWDIDPLQEAGGLGINKWPAHESAFDEPQSQGVQCASKTTDP from the exons ATGAGCCCAAAAGACGAAAGCCACCCAAAGTCTCCACCCACTTCAGCTGAATTCGACCCAGAATCAATTGGGTTGTCCGAATTTCGACCCCAAGTGTCGGCACCGTTACTGGGTTCTCAGCCGATTCCTTCGTTCACTTCTCCTGTAATGGAATTCGAAGCCTTCTCTTCTGTAAACCCATTGGGTGCTTTTGACTTCGCTGAAAAAGTTTCAATTCCAACGTCGTCTATGGGCGGCGGTGGTGCGGAGGACGTGGTTGTTCCGCCGCAGCCACTGGAATGTCTGCAGGACACTCCGGTGCCTCCGTTTCTGTCCAAGACTTTCGATTTGGTCGAGGACCCCTCGCTGGATTCGATCATATCGTGGGGCTCCGGTGGCCGCAGCTTCGTGGTGTGGGACCCATTGGAGTTTTCCAGATTCATCTTACCGAGGAACTTCAAGCACAACAATTTCTCAAGTTTTGTGCGGCAGCTTAATACTTAT GGTTTTCGCAAGGTTGACACAGATAAGTGGGAGTTTGCGAATGAAGCTTTTCAGAAGGGCAAAAGACATTTGTTGAAGAGGATCCAGAGGCGCAAGTCACCTCAATCTCTGCAAGTTGGGAGCTTTACTGGGCCTTCTGCGGAAGCAGGGAAGTCTGGAGTCGAAGGTGAGATAGAGACATTGCGGAAAGAGAGGAGTACGTTAATGCAGGAGGTTGTTGaattgcagcagcagcagcggGGCACAGTTGACCATATGAAGGTAGTGAATCAGAGGCTTCAGTCTGCGGAGCAGAGACAGAAGCAGATGGTTTCTTTCTTGACCAAGATGCTTCAGAACCCGGCATTCGTGGCCCGACTTCAACAAAAGACTGGACAGAAAGACATAGGCTCTTCAAGGGTGAGGAGGAAATTTGTTAAGCATCAGCAGCATGAACTCAGTAAGTCAGATTCATATATGGAAGGCCAGATTGTGAAGTACCAGCCTGCCTGGAGAAACCAAACCATATCCTCTACAGCGCCGGATTCATATCCAGTTCCTTTTGAACAATCTCCTCATTATCCTTCACAAGTTACGACAGGAAAACTGGGTTTGGATGCTGAAAGCACGGCATTCCAATTTGTGGACGCTGCACTAGATGAATTAGCAATCACACAAGGATTTCTTGAAACACCAGAGCAAGAAGGCGAAGGGGCATCAAGCATGGTAACTGAAGATCCTTTTTTCAAAGGGAAGAGTGTTCTAAGCCCACAACAAGAGGCTAATCCCGAGCATTATGTCTCTTTCGAGGAGGATTTGGTGAAGGACAGGACTTTTCCAGAACTGTTTTCTCCAGGGATGGAGAGCATGATTAAACAAGAAGACATATGGAGCATGAATTTTGATGTCAGTGCCGGTATGTCAACTTCTATGAATGAGTTATGGGGTAATCCAATCAACTATGATGTGCCAGAGGTGGGATTGACGGGTGGATTGTTAGATGTCTGGGATATCGATCCTCTGCAAGAGGCAGGAGGGTTGGGAATCAATAAGTGGCCAGCCCATGAATCTGCATTTGATGAGCCTCAGAGTCAAGGTGTCCAGTGTGCATCTAAAACTACTGATCCGTAG